A window of Mangifera indica cultivar Alphonso chromosome 13, CATAS_Mindica_2.1, whole genome shotgun sequence contains these coding sequences:
- the LOC123194923 gene encoding uncharacterized protein LOC123194923: MTLELSEMDDYGINCSLPYKYGDGSTVFVTTKAKKLWDIFGIRSLLLLSLGAQTILTIFGNRRRYRFRYPTRFFLWLSYLTASPVVTLALGKLSGINGEAFDVKGNQLVRNEFFDQYLAYSAWFAPFLLLQIGSPNVISYSVEDNKLKFRQLIGLTIQVAISLWIFSKSLGYWGNILNILLYAAGIVKVAERLRALWSISITENVVIASFAKNDIRTEETTLESSSFSNYSHDLFLLVKAYQRFDRLKPYLENWIGHPSSVYLSSMRVEDCPPEDVFRITESELSFMYDVLYTKASISYSNKSLWGRIIFFLALALLLVILTIFWFVGSGFPGVDDIILLLCLLGVTVLEIYEMKEFLFSDWVVLQMRKQNRSTFISRSISRIAPKIPRKNHRWSHCIDQFNLPSYCLYEDTTKLGGLIRRIFKVKGYYKEYMKYCVKKHNPVPKELKKLILEQILEVRAQRGWQSFSKRGEEALERCNCLQDLEWSIQTDFDTPAKKQTNFGKAIIIWHIATTVCYYLDDGASESTLNHPLCKMSKVLSDYMMYLLGMILDMLSIVTGDLLFHGACAQVDEFFKSKQSKDEATLCGNLLVETYFQGIPNNNVFTSDWNVLLQVQKLAKILQERDEKWSIISSVWVEMLFYAAINCPWTLHAEQLRKGGELFTHIWLLLEHEKDQPHDLSLEL; this comes from the coding sequence ATGACGTTGGAGCTTTCAGAGATGGACGACTATGGGATAAACTGCTCACTTCCATACAAATACGGTGACGGATCAACTGTTTTTGTGACGACAAAGGCAAAAAAGCTATGGGATATATTCGGGATCAGAAGTCTACTACTATTGAGTCTTGGAGCACAAACCATTCTTACCATCTTCGGCAATCGTAGAAGGTACCGTTTCAGATATCCGACCCGATTTTTCCTTTGGTTGTCCTACTTGACGGCAAGTCCCGTGGTAACATTGGCATTGGGCAAGCTTTCAGGAATTAATGGTGAGGCTTTTGATGTGAAAGGAAATCAGCTAGTGCGTAACGAATTCTTTGACCAATATCTCGCCTACTCAGCTTGGTTTGCACCATTCCTTTTGCTGCAAATTGGTAGCCCTAATGTTATTTCTTACTCCGTTGAGgataataagttaaagtttaggCAACTTATTGGGCTAACCATCCAGGTCGCCATCTCACTTTGGATCTTTTCTAAATCACTTGGATATTGGGGTAACATACTCAATATACTTTTGTATGCAGCTGGAATAGTTAAAGTTGCAGAGAGACTCCGAGCTCTCTGGTCAATAAGTATTACTGAAAATGTCGTGATAGCTAGTTTTGCAAAAAATGATATTCGAACAGAAGAAACCACACTTGAGTCTAGCTCATTTTCCAATTATTCTCATGATCTGTTTCTGCTTGTGAAGGCCTATCAACGCTTTGATCGATTAAAGCCTTATCTTGAGAATTGGATAGGCCATCCTTCATCAGTTTATCTTTCTTCGATGCGTGTAGAAGACTGTCCTCCTGAGGATGTTTTCAGGATCACAGAATCTGAGCTTAGCTTTATGTATGATGTGCTCTACACGAAGGCGTCCATTAGCTATTCCAACAAAAGTTTATGGGGTcgcatcattttctttcttgctctAGCTTTGCTTTTGGTGATATTAACTATATTTTGGTTTGTTGGGTCAGGTTTTCCAGGTGTAGATGACATAATTCTCTTACTTTGTTTATTAGGAGTAACTGTACTTGAAATTTATGAGATGAAGGAGTTTTTGTTCTCAGATTGGGTAGTACTTCAAATGAGGAAACAAAATAGGAGCACATTTATCAGCAGATCCATATCGAGAATTGCTCCAAAAATTCCAAGAAAGAATCATAGGTGGTCTCATTGCATAGATCAATTCAACTTACCAAGCTATTGTCTTTATGAAGATACTACAAAGCTTGGCGGGTTGATTAGAAGAATTTTCAAGGTCAAGGGCTACTACAAGGAGTACATGAAGTATTGTGTCAAGAAACACAATCCAGTCCCTAAAGAGTTGAAGAAGCTGATACTAGAACAAATTCTGGAGGTAAGAGCTCAAAGAGGCTGGCAATCTTTCTCTAAAAGGGGGGAAGAGGCTCTTGAAAGATGTAACTGTCTCCAAGATTTGGAATGGAGTATTCAAACAGATTTTGATACCCCAGCAAAGAAGCAAACAAATTTCGGCAAAGCCATTATTATATGGCACATTGCCACCACAGTTTGCTACTATTTAGATGATGGTGCATCAGAAAGTACCTTAAATCACCCCTTATGTAAAATGAGCAAAGTTTTATCAGATTATATGATGTATCTTTTGGGCATGATTCTTGATATGTTATCTATTGTTACTGGTGACCTTCTCTTTCATGGTGCTTGTGCTCAAGTCGATGAATTTTTTAAGTCAAAACAATCAAAGGATGAAGCGACATTGTGCGGGAATTTACTAGTTGAAACTTATTTCCAAGGAATTCCCAATAACAATGTGTTTACATCAGATTGGAATGTATTGCTTCAGGTGCaaaaattggcaaaaatattGCAAGAGAGGGACGAGAAATGGAGTATTATAAGTAGTGTTTGGGTGGAAATGTTGTTTTATGCTGCGATTAATTGTCCTTGGACTCTCCATGCAGAGCAACTTAGGAAAGGTGGAGAATTGTTCACTCATATTTGGCTTCTGCTTGAGCATGAGAAAGATCAGCCCCATGATTTGTCCCTTGAATTGTAA